TTAGGACTAAGTAACCATGGCTCATAATGAGTAAAATCCTCACAGACTTACTGCATGACACATATCCTGCTGGagacatggagagagagagagagagagaaagagataaacaTGGTTCTTGACTTCACTGCTTACTTTTTCAGAAGGTCTCTTCTGGTGTTAATTATTTCCATTTAGCATTATAATCCTATTTCAGCTAGCAAATTTACTCGATCGCACATTCATTTACATTAAGGATCAAATAAGGTTTAAAAGTCCCGCAGTGGAAGCCGCAGCGTTGCTACAGGAACAGCAGCAGTGACGTCATGACGCAGGACGTCACGCGTTAGGCTCGTGTCACGTGACCGGTATTGCGAGGAAGCCAGTCCGTCAGAAAGATCCTGCTGAGATGAATCGAATAATTACCAGCACGGTGTTTGCTTTTGTAAGCCTTTTATCAGGTAAACTGACGTTGTGCTTAATCTTTTAGATGTACGTGTTTTATTCTGACCGGTCATTGTGTTTTAAGCGCTTGTTTAATGAAATAATGGCGACTGCAGTGAGATGCCATAATCTGCTGTCATGTTAATCGATGCAGTTTCTCTCATCTATACAATGAAATTAACTGAATACAGTTCATTTATGTTGATTTGCTGCGATATTGTGTTGGTGTGGGTTTATGCTCTGAAATACAAACGGTTTTGCTATTAAATATCGATAGTGAACGAGGAAGCCCTAGCAAGTCATGTGACAGtcatggttaaaaaaataaataaataaaaatcttacgtTGTTGATCAGCAATAAGGTTATAATAGTATTAATATGATCTTTGGTCATTGTGTTAGGAAAGGGCttctaatttttttagatgcCAAAATGTTATCATTCTCGTATACTTGTATATGTTTAAGTACTTAGAAGTTCCCAATGATAATATTTGGAAAACATTTAGTTTCTGTTACGCTagattatttagcttttttttactGCTCTACTATAAGGTGGTAATGAtaggtgtatttatatttatttgtatgaatatatttattttcatcactcttatttacttattttaatcttatttgtattttagttaaatcctattttattattatttttttaatttgcctgttttatatatattttttcttttaacctTTCAAAggattcatgcatttagcagactttctgacttgcattgcattcagtctaacaatttttcctaacgtgttccctgggactcgaacccccaaccttgcacttgctaatgcaacgCTCTAACACTTAAGCTACAGGAACACCTAGATTAGATGTCAAAATATGAAAGCCAGTCTAATTTATTGCAAGGAAAGATTGTGGTAATGTATGTCAGCGTTGTTTTCTGTACtattttctatcagctgttttGGGCGACAGCTTGACTGTTCTGCGCAGCCCGTCATATGTGACATTCCAGGATGGACAATGGCCCATCTCAGGAGAAAAGGTCCCTGATTTGGTCTCCCTGACCATGGGCTTCTCCGTCCGTGAGGTATAACGTCTATTTAATCATGTAACGGCACTTGTGATGTCTTCATGTAAACGCTGTATCATGCCAGTGGTTTTGTTTGCAGGATCTCGATTGGCCAGGTCTGGCTGCCGGCTCGCTCTTCCAACGCCCGCGTGCAAACGCTCTGATTGTCGTGCGCGGCGTTGACACCCTTGACTTTCCGAAAAACATTTCCTCCTACCCTCTCGAAAATGTGAGTGATGCATTCTCATGTGCACGGGTTATTTTAGGTTCTGTGGTGCATGAATGCAAAAGCTGGTCTTTGTCTCTGACTCTTTCTTGCTTTCATGTCTTTGACTCAATGTGTATCTTGTCACTTTAACCTTTTAAATGAACTGATACATTTTCAATAAGTCACTATTGAACctgaaaacagagaagaagagaaACGTTTCAACAGCTAATTTGTGAGTTTCAGAAAATGAGGATATTTCAGGATTGAGTCGCCGTGTAGTTTCCCTGCTTGACTTCCCTTATTGTGTATCATGAGactgatggcagtgctttgtccgtctgtctgtctctttctgtctggtTTCAGCCGGTTCCGTTCACTCTGGACAGCGTGGCAAACACGCTGCACACTCTGTTCGCTGACAGCACCCCTGTGGTCCTGCAGCTCGCCCCCAGTGAGGAGGTATGACCTCAGCGAATCTCTTGCACATTATGATTCACTAACCACACAAGTGATGCCTGCAAACACACAGAGTGCTCTGCAGATAAAGATGCACGTGAGACGCTTAAAATCAAATGCAATTAAATGCAAAGCTAAAATGAGACCTTCTGTAAAGAATATTTAATTGtacagagttgttgttttttgtaataGAAAATtagtaagttaaaataaatatatatatgtatgtgtgtgtatgtgtgtttcaattattttgtttataattagCAAATACATTTCTCCTTCAACAAACTGAGAGACaagtctaaatgtttttttttctttcatttcttttggtGAAATAGTCATAGACGATGTTAATGGGACATGTTTTGAACCCTGAACGTTCATTGAATAGGTGTCTAATATTAAGAGATGTCTTGATTGTGTGTTTCAGAGGCTGTATATGATGGGGATGGCCAACACTGTTTTTGAGGACCTGCCCGTGACCCTGCAACAGATCCGTGGACGCCTGTCCCAGGATGGATCTGTCCTCACGTCGCTTCCTCTCATCTCTCTCAGCCGTAATAATGAGGTGAAGACTCATGGTGTTGAGATCTACTTTGTCCATAGATGtcaaataactaattaaatatgtatttctcTTTCGGCACTGATAGCTTTGTGGGCTGCGTGCTGACATTTAGCATTGTTGTGCTACGGGCGTCCCAAGTTCGAATTCCCAGCTCGAGGATCTTTCCCGATCCTGCAcccctctatccatccatccatctattgatCTAtctaattatctatctatctgtcatttATGTATTAGAGTTTACAGTTTTCACTCGCTTTATACAGACATGCACTGTAAGTTTCTGAAGCAGTTTTTCGGTCATTGTAGGAAGTGGCTTTTGCCTCGCTGTAAATATCGACATGTGAAAGAGGTTGTTACAGATAGAAACCATTGTTCGGTAGATGCATGTTGGTTTTTGTTTCCAACCATAAACTAGGCGTTGATCTGAATAAACCGCTTTGAATGTGTTCATGTGGTGGTCTGTGTTTTTCAGGCTGATCTTCTGTTCCTGTCTGAGGTTCAGGTGCTGTATGACATTTCAGCTCTGGTGAGTTTCTCTATGTGCTCTGAGCCCATACCCTTTATTGCAGGTTGTCCCATATAAATCAGCCGTGCGAGATTTTATAGATTCATTTTTGCTTTCTAGTTTAAAatccttttatttttaatcctgGCTCAATGTTTGCATCTGCTTGTTTGTCTTATATAATACATGAATACATAAGTATttctttcttaataaaaaaaaaaattaactaaataaataaaaatctctgtAATCAGGTTAAATTCCAATGGCATCTTTTTAAAACAAAGTGAATGATTTACTCTATTGATTGTGTGTTATTGACGTATTTCTTTCTGTTTGCTACAGTTGCAGAAACACAAGCATCTGGCTAAAGACCCGGCTCCTGACCTGTACTCTCTAGAGCTCACGGGGCTGGAGGAGATCGTCCGGCGGTATGGCACAGACTCTCCTCAGTTTGCAGACGCTACCAGGATCCTGACGTCCGCTCTGCAGAAGGTATGGAAGCAGTACCTTTTctattatttcaaatacattttcactggaataaaataaaaaatacataaataaaaaactaataaaaatggtaCTAACTAAACTTAGATTAAAATCAAActggaaatgtaaaaatataagctaattctaaatattagTGATATCAGTGATGCTGAGATAACTGCAGTGCTGGCCTCTTTCTTGTTTACTGACACAATGGTCTCTAATGCAACAAAGTACATtaattttactgtagttttaatttttttaaatacattatagtgtaacaatgtaaatacagtttgataatgtgttcatattgtattataGATAGTAGTGTAttgtaaattatgaaaataaatatgacagTAATTACAGAATTTCTAAAACTTAATCGCATGCAAaagtatataaatgtgtgtgtgtgcatatgtatgtatgtatatatatgtatgtatgtgtgtgtgtgtgtatgtgtatatatatatatatttataacaagtTGCTAAAATGTTCTTCTAGAAAAGTGGAAGACTagtagtttatttttttgttgttgttgttttaattaaagcCTTAGGACAATTAACTTCTAtctatcatatttatttttgcattaaggcactttaaaaaaaaaattaagctttttcttattttaagatGAAAAATAGCACACTTTTACTTtgtaaaactgtgtgtgtgtgtgtgtgtttgtgtgtgtaatatatatataatatacttggTTCCAgatataaaatattagtttattgCCTAATAGTACTaaataatacattacaaaaacaataattttaatagtacttaataatacagtaatattattatttagtaccAATACAGTACTactattattatagtaataaataatacaatagtacTGCTGTTTTTAGTTCTTTCTCATTTAAATCTGTTTGTGCGTGTACAAAGTTCGCAGACGACGTCACCAATGTCTACTCCAACAACGCGGTTGTAGAAGTGGTGACGGTGAAGACATTTGAAGCCCCTCTGACCAGGAAGTCACGCTCCATCCTTCAGATCGTAAGTTAACTGCAATAAGCTTTTCTGAAAGCAAACATTTTATATTGGAGCAGGTCCACATTATCAACGTTATTCTTATTCGTCAGGGTACGAGAAGAAAGAATCGTTTCAAGACCCCTTCTGTAAGACATTCAACATGTAAATTGTAGCTGGTTAGCAAGTAGTAGCGTTTAGTTTCATCTTACCCTAACCTTTCCAACTCATGaccttttgttgttgttcaaaaacaaaaagacGGTTACAGTACAGTAGCGACCTACTTTTAAATGTTGACCTACATGTAACGCTAACATGTGGTTGTTTCAGAGTAACCAGGGCAGTCTCTACAACCTGGCCTACAAGTACGACTACGATTACGCCGTGGTCTTTAACATTGTCCTATGGCTGATGATCGTGTTAGCTTTAGCCGTCATCGTGATCTCGTACAACCTCTGGAACATGGATCCCGGGTATGACAGCATCATCTACAGGATGACCAATCAGAAGATCCGACTGGACTGATGACGACACCCCCACCCCCactacattttgtgttttgtatttgagtgcattttaattgttttatttttgatgtggGTACCACAGAATTGCTTTTGTAAATGCTTTGCCTTTATGACGCAATCAAACACAGATATACAGATTATTTATTGATGCCTGTTGATAGATGGACCAAGAAAATTTGTTTGTGATCTTTCTTAATTGCTGTATCTTGTAGATTTGCATAATGTGAATCTATTAAAGAGGAAAATCTAATGTTAGGATGTAAAGAATTGAAATGAAACTctatttattgtttgttgtttacGCCACTGTGCTGTTTTCCTTCCCGAATGCTAGATATGGTGTAATTTCTCCAttcccatgtacattttttttttcaattaaataaatgtcattttcaatGAATATAACAATatagaagaaaataagacttttaAGTGTGACTGTTTGTTGTGTACAAGGCCGTAACCATTTATTGAGCATTGGAGacatttttaataaagtagataaaaaaaaacggTGAAGGAAATAGATCTAATTCTAGCAGGGAATTTgaacttattacattttaaaatatgcacaccTTTACTAACTTGTACGAAATTTGGCGAAAGCACAAATCTTTTCTTGTATCAAGTTAATGATATAGAATCAAGTTAATGATACAGAAACGGTTATATTTGAGAGTCACGGTCGTGTAACTGCTGTAACATTTATATCACaaacattaaatatcaaatattaaatgtttcgCTACTTCCATCTTATCGTGCTCTCTTTAACCGTTAAAAACGGCTGCGCTGAAGTTCGCGCGCTGTTTCTGTGAAGAATAAACATCGCCCAGTTTGTAACTTAAAGTTATGGATACGGGGTGccagccatagacagtaaaagaaacacaatattttttggACGGGAAGTTCGGTCTGGACTCGATCCATTGAGGTGTAATTATGCTCGGCTCCCAGAAGGCCGAGCCAATCAAATTGCCTGGGCGGGCTTTAATCGATGATGGACAGGCTATCTGCGGTTACGTAACCACCCACGTCATCAAAGAGCACTTGAGCGCTCTTTCGTCgtcttttcatgttttaaagTTAGTCAAGTCGCGTTGCAACCGTGTAATAAAGTTGAGACAGGGCCGACAAATgcgataatatttattttcattattgttgaGATCTAATCCTAGACAGAGATCGTGTTCGTATATACATGCACCTTTTGTGTTTCTctcaaaaatgttatgcatgttaTGCATGCTTGTAAATACTCCGCGAATTCTTAAATTCCTTTTACAACAGCGGCAAAAGAACGTTTACACTCATTACTTTCCTACTTCTTCCAGTTCCAGCGTGCGTGCGTGCAGTTGAACTCTGTTGACAACTATGCATCGCTCAACATACGTCTCTTACTGCGTTGCTCTGATTGGTTGTAGGTCTATCCAATTGagtgcagagttttttttttactggttcggTTAAGACACGCCCCATAATTCAAGTGCAATGGAGCAGTATCAGACTCACATTCAGTCAGGCGATCACATATATTTTATGCTTCGTTCAACCTTGtatgataattaatatttttgcactttatttGCACATCCACTAAGGAAAAGTAGTTTTCTGACCTAGTTTGAtggttttggatgtgtttggggTACTTGTCGGCTGTCCAGATTTGGGAGACCAGCTTGGCCAGTTTGAGGACCAACTAAATCATCCTAATACAGCATGGTTAATCCACTTAAAATCAATACAatcaaacttaaataatatactttataataaaCTAGTTATGTTTGTTCACCTGAATAAAAATGAATCAGGATTAATacgttttttattgtaattttattttaatgcattggaCCTTTATGTAAACTGTAACCACATTAATCAAGATTGATCTGTTAACATGTCTAAGGTACTTGGtagaaaaacacattcaaattatGCACTTTATAAATAAGCGAATAACATGGTTTCATTCAAAGAGTGACAGAAATACATTGACCTTTATAAAACTCACTCATACCAAAAATGATACACCCAGGGAAGGTGTCAGACCTTATTATAAACTTTGCATGTTGCACGATGTGATGATTTCAGCATGTGTTGATCCAGAACGTGGCTTTGGATTCTGAAGAAGTGTGTAAGTGCCGTTTATCTGAATGGGATTTTCTCTTCGTGAACATGTGGGTAACTCGATTTCAGAATACTACGAGAACAATAACAATGACATTAGCCACTTTTTAAACCTCTTCGTCACACAAGTGAACACATTTGGATGATTTTGTAAAACATCTGTACATTTGTAGAACAATTTGTATAGTTATGTTAGTAACTGTATTTGTTTAACATTTGCTTAAGATGTTTAAATTTCACAACAAATGAGTTTACTAGAGAAACAATAGAATAACTTGAGGAGACATTTTGTATTATGAACTTGAATGGCAATTGAATAGTAATATAAGTCTTACCTGTGCGTTGTTTAAGTCCTCAATCTGTTCTGGTTGGACGTTCTTGGCTTGTTGTCGTCTTTTTCTAGGCTTCTTACGTTTGAGCATTAACAGACCTAAAGTAAAGCGCATTATATTTTAGTTACGTTATATTGCCATGAAATCAATGTGATCGTGAAACAATGGTATGTTTCAAAGAAACTTTTCATAAAGGAATGCATTATGTATCAGAAACCTCACCTATTGTTGCAATAATCAGCACAAAATTCAGCAGGATGGATGTAACATTCAAAATCATGTGCGACTCCAATGTTTTCTCACATGACTGAATCTGATGTTTCTCTTCTGGTTCATTTTGATCTTGGGCAGATTCTGTTTGATTTTGATCTTGGGCCGATTCTGTTTGAGCAGAAGAACTCTCatcagttttatgttttatgccaAATATGATTAAACGCCTCTGGTAGACTTCAGTgttaaagcatacatttattgcagtaacacatataataaataattttaagataatttatAGTTATAAATAAACTCATACTCAATTTGTGtcaattgtaaatgtaatttagaaaTACTAACCATTGATGTAAAGTCTGGTGCCATTGCTGAACTGTAGTTGTTTTGGATCAGGTTTTACACAATAATATATTCCTAATTCATGAatagttatattaataataaataaacggcTCAAATTAAGTGATGTATATTTATCTTTCAGGTTTTGGTCTTGTACATGAGATGATGCAGATTCTGATGAGAAAGTTCGCAGTAACAGCCGCGGAGAGTCTGTCAGTTTCTGGAAAACCCAATAAATCTCTTTTACATCAATCTGACAGTCTAAAGTCACATTTTCCCCTAAATTCACCAGTTTATCAGTTAAACTCTCTGTAGTTTGACACACCAACAGACCTGGGAAGATAAAACACATGGTAAAACACATAACTCTATTCATGTGAACTATTCATGTGAAGATCACACAGAACTTAAACTCAGTAACTTACAGAAGAGTAAAAGGTGCACCGTCCTCATTCTGTCTTTGTTTTGCTCAAATGCGGTAAGATGGTAAACTTAACTTCGAGTCAGAGAGGAAGTGCTACCACAGTCAGAAATAAATGAGAAGGAAACCTTCACACACCCTTGAAAAGAGGATGTAGACGCTGAACTTGCACTGACCAGACTGTTTACTGATATTAAAGCATTTAGGAAGGTCAAAGTGCatgagaaaatgtgtttgttttggttAAGTCATTTCAGCTGGCTATAAGTTTTATTTGTGATTTCTGAAATTGCTATACTGGTACCTAAAATAAAGGAAATTTTGaagctgatttatttattattattattattttttaaacaaaacttctGACCAAACTCGTCAGCCATATGTCTGGGTGTTTTCTGACAGCAACAGCATGTGGTTTTTCTGACCTATTTTCACATTAGCAAGTGTGAGTTTTTATACATCTACATGTATGTTCTGTACAAGTATAACATAGTCTTTGTAGCCACCATCACTTTTTCATCCTCTGAAACATTTATACTGAAAACAACACAAATAGTAGAGAATATTTTAGCAATGTTCTTTTACAGTTATGAAGCGTTCTTTCAGTAACAGAGTGTTCATTCATAGTTGTCTCAGTGAGAGgtccatctgttttttttttttttttttaattaaatttctaaACTGTTAGCAAAATCAAAAAATGAATTAATCCCTTAACATTGGtattaccaataataataattataatttttttacactggatattttgaatgttcagagaacattaaagggttagttcacccaaaaatgaaaatcctgttattaattattcaccctgaaGTCGTTCGAATACCCGTaatacctttgttcatcttcagttgtTTACATATAGcagaagtgtgtgcatgtgtcgtAATGTCtctaagttgttatttttgttttctttgcccacaaaaagtattctccaTAGCTtagtaaaattacggttgaacccctgatgtcacatggactattttactgatgtcctcactaggtttctggaccttgatcatggTAGTACCCttactgtctatggagggtcagaaagctctcggatttcatcaaaaatatcttaatttgtgttccgaaaatAAGCGAAAGTCTTACAgctttggaaagacatgagggtgagtaattaatgatggaatacattttttgggggtgaactatccctttaagaaataaagattttataCCGTTTGCAAAACATTGTCAGCTGTGATGCAAGATTGATTTTTCAGAATCCTATTCTTCTTGGACCTGTGACTCTTTTGACTGAACGAATTGTACAGAACTTCGGTAAAATGTAGGcctaattacaaaaataaatgattgaagATTTCTGTTATTATGTCTGCAGGTTAAGCCTTCTGAACTTATAAGATGATCAAagattttaaagagccagtaagatgaaattcTAAgtttcctatcactgtttataagtcctgtacattaggtttaaatccatccaaggttaaaaaacattgtcattttgtcaaaagatcatttttaaattacctaaattctcagagatccccaaacggttcgcgcgaaactgttaaaaagattcagtttccttaaaccccacctttcggtacaatactgtgttctgattggtcaactaacatagtcagttttgattggttgttccacatacaacttcatggtaaactatgcattagcatctgtttggggtgaattatgtcttattcctctcaccgcaaagcaaacagtaaaataaaaaacttgaacagtctcgctgctttttcttctgtgtgggtgtattcaaggtgcgtgcttcagtttgaatctgaatagtgcgttcagcgcgggggcgtgctcacattagatataatgaagggagacatgaaaaacagacatcgcgttgttttgatatggattactttatcacagaatatctgttttcaacagcacttgtttagttttaaagtagacatgtcaagctttctatagatatctctctcatgtctctttgttgagtattcacagagttacacttcattttaatgacgtgtttgtaaatgaagatcagcgcagagaaaggctgcagacagcacacatactgataagatgctcgggagaaaacagacagataacttcataatcatacttcgcgttgtgattcggagatgctcgttggtccaaataaagtttgTAATGAACCCtattttatggccaaacgctttgaaaatcccgccgtattcaccgagattagaaaagcagtcatcagtgaaatgttgtgaaattatgtaagaaattgcacagtaaaatattcttaaaaaagatatactaaaacgtTATTTTAAGGGAATATCACAGAAGTTTTCatagatgttttaatttaaacttgccaaaacaataacacaatttttttacaaaaacaatttctgaaagtacatttgtatttgtgcctataatgtttatatgtttataatgaCAGATGAGAATGGGGGGGGATCACAGTATACACACTACAAAAAAGACTAGGTCTGACATTT
This DNA window, taken from Carassius auratus strain Wakin chromosome 22, ASM336829v1, whole genome shotgun sequence, encodes the following:
- the LOC113040216 gene encoding renin receptor-like, whose translation is MNRIITSTVFAFVSLLSAVLGDSLTVLRSPSYVTFQDGQWPISGEKVPDLVSLTMGFSVREDLDWPGLAAGSLFQRPRANALIVVRGVDTLDFPKNISSYPLENPVPFTLDSVANTLHTLFADSTPVVLQLAPSEERLYMMGMANTVFEDLPVTLQQIRGRLSQDGSVLTSLPLISLSRNNEADLLFLSEVQVLYDISALLQKHKHLAKDPAPDLYSLELTGLEEIVRRYGTDSPQFADATRILTSALQKFADDVTNVYSNNAVVEVVTVKTFEAPLTRKSRSILQIGTRRKNRFKTPSSNQGSLYNLAYKYDYDYAVVFNIVLWLMIVLALAVIVISYNLWNMDPGYDSIIYRMTNQKIRLD
- the LOC113040217 gene encoding uncharacterized protein LOC113040217 isoform X2 encodes the protein MRTVHLLLFCLLVCQTTESLTDKLVNLGENVTLDCQIDVKEIYWVFQKLTDSPRLLLRTFSSESASSHVQDQNLKDKYTSLNLSRLFIINITIHELGIYYCVKPDPKQLQFSNGTRLYINESAQDQNQTESAQDQNEPEEKHQIQSCEKTLESHMILNVTSILLNFVLIIATIGLLMLKRKKPRKRRQQAKNVQPEQIEDLNNAQYSEIELPTCSRRENPIQINGTYTLLQNPKPRSGSTHAEIITSCNMQSL
- the LOC113040217 gene encoding uncharacterized protein LOC113040217 isoform X1; translated protein: MNRVMCFTMCFIFPGLLVCQTTESLTDKLVNLGENVTLDCQIDVKEIYWVFQKLTDSPRLLLRTFSSESASSHVQDQNLKDKYTSLNLSRLFIINITIHELGIYYCVKPDPKQLQFSNGTRLYINESAQDQNQTESAQDQNEPEEKHQIQSCEKTLESHMILNVTSILLNFVLIIATIGLLMLKRKKPRKRRQQAKNVQPEQIEDLNNAQYSEIELPTCSRRENPIQINGTYTLLQNPKPRSGSTHAEIITSCNMQSL